Proteins from a genomic interval of Ficedula albicollis isolate OC2 chromosome 9, FicAlb1.5, whole genome shotgun sequence:
- the CHRND gene encoding acetylcholine receptor subunit delta, with protein MGNLLQQLALLGALVLSGGLCVNQEERLIHHLFKERGYDKELRPVVSTDEVVDVYLALTLSNLISLKEVDETLTTNVWLEHGWTDHRLQWNKSEFGGIEVLRLPPDMLWLPEIVLENNNDGLFEVAYYCNVLIYDTGYVYWLPPAIFRSTCLINVDFFPFDWQNCSLRFRSLAYSALEINMHLKTDEDPDTGKSYPVEWIIIDPEGFTENGEWEIIHRPARKNTYPDIPLDTSEHQDITFYLIIKRKPLFYVINIVIPCILIAFMVILVFYLPADSGEKMTLVISVLLAQSVFLLLISQRLPATSHAIPLIGKYLLFIMLLVTAVVIISVVVLNFHFRTPSTHIMSDWVREVFLESLPRLLGMTQPSESPASAPCIRRCSSAGYIAKAEEYFSVKSRSELMFEKQSERHGLTSRVTPARLAPLGMDSGEEQPYEHIKPVIDNANYIVKHMRDENSYNEEIDNWNRVARTLDRLCFFLITPTLVVGTLWIFLMGIYNHPPPLPFAGDPYDYQEENKRFI; from the exons ATGGGgaacctgctgcagcagctggcccTGCTCGGGGCGCTGGTGCTGTcgg GCGGGCTCTGTGTGAACCAGGAGGAGCGGCTCATCCACCACCTGTTCAAGGAGAGGGGCTATGACAAAGAGCTGCGCCCTGTGGTCTCCACTGACGAGGTTGTGGATGTCTACCTGGCCCTCACCCTCTCCAATCTAATCTCACTG AAAGAGGTGGACGAGACGCTCACCACCAACGTATGGCTCGAGCAC GGCTGGACCGATCACCGCCTGCAGTGGAACAAGTCTGAGTTTGGGGGCATCGAGGTGCTCCGCCTGCCGCCAGACATGCTGTGGCTGCCAGAGATAGTCCTGGAGAACAA caatGATGGGCTCTTCGAGGTCGCCTACTACTGCAATGTCCTTATCTACGACACGGGCTACGTCTACTGGCTGCCACCTGCCATCTTCCGCAGCACCTGCCTCATCAACGTTGACTTCTTCCCCTTCGACTGGCAGAACTGCTCCCTCAGATTCAG GTCGCTGGCATACAGTGCTCTGGAGATCAACATGCACTTGAAGACAGATGAAGACCCAGACACAGGGAAGTCTTACCCAGTGGAGTGGATCATCATTGACCCCGAAGGCTTCACGG agaatggggaatgggaaatcATCCACCGCCCAGCCCGCAAGAACACCTACCCTGACATTCCCCTGGACACCAGTGAGCACCAGGACATCACCTTCTACCTCATCATCAAGCGCAAGCCGCTTTTCTATGTCATCAACATCGTCATACCCTGCATCCTCATCGCCTTCATGGTCATCCTCGTCTTCTACCTGCCCGCCGACA GTGGTGAGAAGATGACCCTGGTAATCTCAGTGCTCCTGGCCCAGTCTGTGTTCCTCCTGCTGATCTCCCAGCGCCTGCCTGCCACTTCCCACGCCATCCCCCTCATCGGCAA GTATCTGCTTTTTATCATGCTTCTGGTGACAGCCGTGGTGATCATCTCTGTCGTGGTCCTCAACTTCCACTTCcgcacccccagcacccacaTCATGTCTGACTGGGTCAGAGAG GTCTTCCTGGAGAGCCTGCCCCGGCTGCTGGGCATGACACAGCCGTCCGAGAGCCCGGCGAGCGCCCCGTGCATCCGGCGCTGCAGCTCGGCCGGCTACATCGCCAAGGCGGAGGAATACTTCAGCGTCAAGTCCCGCAGCGAGCTCATGTTCGAGAAGCAGTCGGAGCGGCACGGGCTGACCAGCCGCGTCACCCCCGCCC GTTTGGCGCCGCTGGGCATGGACTCAGGCGAGGAGCAGCCCTACGAGCACATCAAACCCGTCATTGACAACGCCAACTACATTGTCAAGCACATGAGGGATGAGAACAGCTACAACGAG GAGATCGACAACTGGAACCGCGTGGCACGGACCCTGGACCGCCTGTGCTTCTTCCTCATCACCCCCACGCTGGTGGTGGGCACCCTCTGGATCTTCCTCATGGGCATCTACAACCACCCCCCGCCCCTGCCCTTTGCCGGAGACCCCTACGACTACCAGGAGGAGAACAAGCGCTTCATCTAG